One window of Medicago truncatula cultivar Jemalong A17 chromosome 2, MtrunA17r5.0-ANR, whole genome shotgun sequence genomic DNA carries:
- the LOC112419313 gene encoding uncharacterized protein, which translates to MNNNFVKGVSYRKAWRARNKAIESIYGNWEESYEELPQWLMVMEKDLPGTIIDFQSDPSTEVANETVFKRLFWAFRPCISGFEFCKPIVQIDATWLYGKYKGTLLLAVAQDGNNKIFPIAFAIVEGETKEAWSFFLKNLRQHVTPQENICLISDRHVSIKSAYDDPQNGWHDAPTSHVYCVRHIAQNFMRSFKDGELKKKVECMGYAMNIPTFEYYRSEIAVADRKALAWVDNTPKQKWTQSHDDGRRWGHMTSNLVESQNNVYKGIRGLPITAIVKASYYRLAALFAKRGHEAAARVNSGEPFSENSMKYLRNEVIKSNSHHVTQFDRDRYTFSVRETIDHKEGLPKGEYKVDLQNKWCDCGRFRALHLPCSHVIAACSSFCHDYKTFVDNKFTNECVYAVYNIHFDVVHHQTYWPNYEGPKVVPNKSMRRAKKGRPPITRIRTEMDDVETERRCGVCRMPGHSRKDCINIRHQ; encoded by the exons atgaacAACAATTTTGTTAAGGGAG TTTCATACAGAAAGGCATGGAGAGCAAGGAATAAGGCGATTGAATCAATTTATGGTAATTGGGAGGAGTCTTATGAAGAACTACCACAGTGGTTGATGGTCATGGAAAAAGATTTGCCAGGAAcaataattgattttcaatCAGACCCATCAACAGAAGTGGCAAATGAGACCGTCTTCAAGCGTCTCTTTTGGGCCTTTCGTCCGTGCATCTCAGGTTTCGAATTCTGCAAACCAATTGTCCAAATTGACGCAACTTGGTTGTATGGTAAATACAAGGGAACATTGTTGTTAGCTGTTGCGCAAGATGGGAACAACAAGATATTTCCCATAGCTTTTGCAATCGTGGAAGGCGAGACCAAGGAGGCATGgagtttctttttgaaaaatttaaggcAGCATGTCACCCCACAAGAGAACATATGCCTCATTTCTGATAGACATGTGTCGATAAAGAGCGCGTATGATGATCCACAGAATGGATGGCACGATGCTCCGACAAGCCATGTTTATTGTGTCCGACACATTGCACAAAACTTTATGAGATCATTCAAGGATGGAGAACTAAAGAAGAAAGTTGAATGCATGG GTTACGCCATGAACATCCCTACATTCGAATACTACCGTTCTGAAATTGCTGTTGCAGACCGAAAGGCTTTAGCATGGGTCGACAATACTCCCAAACAAAAGTGGACTCAATCACATGATGATGGTCGACGATGGGGCCATATGACAAGTAACTTGGTAGAGTCACAAAACAACGTGTATAAGGGTATTCGAGGACTTCCGATCACAGCTATCGTGAAAGCATCATATTACAGGTTGGCGGCCTTGTTTGCTAAAAGAGGACATGAGGCAGCGGCAAGGGTAAATTCTGGTGAGCCATTCTCCGAAAACAGCATGAAATATCTCAGGAATGAGGTGATTAAATCCAACAGTCATCATGTCACTCAGTTTGACCGGGATCGATATACCTTTTCCGTCCGTGAAACCATCGATCATAAAGAAGGATTGCCAAAGGGAGAATACAAAGTGGACCTGCAAAATAAATGGTGTGACTGTGGACGGTTTAGAGCGTTACACCTACCATGCTCACATGTCATTGCCGCATGTTCTAGCTTTTGTCACGACTACAAGACTTTTGTCGATAACAAATTCACGAATGAGTGTGTATACGCCGTATACAACATCCACTTCGACGTGGTTCACCACCAGACATATTGGCCTAATTATGAAGGACCGAAGGTGGTTCCCAACAAGTCAATGCGTAGGGCAAAGAAAGGTCGTCCACCAATTACTCGCATTAGGACCGAGATGGACGATGTGGAAACTGAGAGAAGATGCGGTGTTTGTAGGATGCCTGGTCATTCCCGCAAAGATTGCATTAATATTAGACATCAGTAG